The Streptomyces sp. HUAS MG91 sequence GCCGGCGGCTCGCTCGCCCTGTTCGACACGGCGACGGCGCAGCAGCTCTTCCACAAGCCGGGCGCGTACGACGAGATCGACGTCAAGGCCGCGGCCGGCACCAGCCAGGACCAGCTGAAGTCCCAGCTCGACAAGGCGCTCGGCAGCGCCGCCGTCGACTCCGAGACCGGTCAGCAGCTCGCCGACGACCAGGCGAAGTCGATCGCCACGTCGATGAGCTCCATGAAGACGATGCTGCTGGTCTTCGCCGGGATCGCGCTCTTCGTCGGCATCTTCATCATCGCCAACACCTTCACGATGCTGGTCGCCCAGCGCACCAAGGAACTCGCGCTGCTGCGGGCCGTCGGTGCCTCGCGCCGCCAGGTCACCCGCTCGGTGCTGATGGAGGCGTTCTTCGTGGGCGCCGTCGCCGCCGTCACCGGCCTCGCGGTCGGCATCGGCATCGGCGCGGGCATGCGCGCGCTGATGAACGGCACCGGCGCGGTCATCCCCGACGGCCCGCTGGTGATCTCGGGCGGCACCGTGGTGTCCGCGCTCGTCGTCGGCGTCCTCATCACCATGCTGGCCGCCTGGCTGCCGGGCCGCCGCGCCGCGAAGATCCCCCCGGTCGCCGCGATGAACGCGGTGCACGCCGCCCCGACCACCAAGTCGATGGTGCTGCGCAACACGCTCGGCGCGCTGGTCTCCGCCGCCGGTGTCGCGGCGGTGCTGGCCGCGACGACCATGAGCGGCGACTCCGGCCAGGCCCCCATGGGTCTCGGCGCGGCCCTGCTCGTCATCGGTGTCTTCATCCTGACGCCGCTGCTGTCCCGCCCGCTGATCGCGGCGGCCGCACCGCTCATGCGCGCCTTCGGCATCTCCGGCAAGCTGGCCCGGCTGAACTCGGTGCGCAACCCGCGCCGCACCGCCGCCACCGCCTCGGCACTGATGATCGGCCTGACCCTGATCACCGGCCTGACGGTGATCGCGGGCAGCGTCCAGGGCGCGATCAACAAGATGGCCGCCGACTCCATCAAGGCGGACTACGTCGTCTCCATGGCGAACGGGAACCCGCTCTCCGCCGACGTCCTGAAGACCCTGGACAAGACGGACGGCGTCACCGCGACCACCGGCCTGACCAACTCCCCGTCCCGCGTCGACGGCGAGACCGAGTACCTGACCGGCGTCAACGGCCGCACGATCGACCAGCTCGCCGCCCTCACCATGGACAGCGGGAAGTTCCGCGTCGGCGGCTCGGACGTCGTGGTCGACGACAAGACGGCGAAGGACCGCGGCTGGAAGACCGGCTCGGCCTTCACCACCACCTACGAGGACGGCAGGAAGCAGGAGCTGACCGTCGCGGGCGTCTACGAGGGCAACGAGATGATGCAGGGCGTCCTGCTCGACTCCGCGACCCTGAACCCGCACCTCGCCGACAGCGCCGCCGCCACCGACATGCAGGTCATGGTGAAGATGTCCGGCGGCGCCACCGAGGCCAACCAGGACAAGCTCACCAAGGCCCTCGGCGAGAACCCGGCGATCCAGGTACAGGACAAGCAGGACATCTCCAACCAGATCGCCCAGATCTTCACGCTGATGCTGAACATGCTCTACGGCCTGCTCGCCATGGCGGTCATCGTCGCCGTCCTCGGGGTCATCAACACCCTGGCGATGTCGGTCTTCGAGCGTCAGCAGGAGATCGGGATGCTCCGCGCGATCGGCATCGACCGCAAGGGCATCAAGCGCATGGTCCGCCTGGAGTCCCTGGTGATCTCCCTGTTCGGCGGCGTGCTCGGCATCGGCCTCGGCGTGTTCTTCGGCTGGGCGGCCGGCCGGCTGATCGGCAACGCGATGTCGACGTACGAACTGATCCTGCCCTGGGGCCGGATGGGTCTCTTCCTGGCGCTGGCCGCCGTGGTCGGCATCCTGGCGGCCCTGTGGCCGGCCCGCCGCGCGGCCCGCCTGAACATGCTCGCGGCGATCAAGTCCGAGTAGCGGCTGCGACGCATACGCGAAGGGGGCGCCCGGTGATCCACCGGGCGCCCCCTCGGCGTACGAGCGAGGTGCGCTAGTTCCAGGTCCGCGCTCGCAGCGGCATCCCCGACGCCCCGGACGGCGGGGTCTTCACGGCGAGGATCTGGTTGACGCCGATCCGGTTGCGCTCGAAGCTCAGCGCCGAGGCGGCCATGTACAGCCGCCAGATCCTGGCCCGGCCGGGGCTGACCAGCTTCAGCGCCTCGGCCCAGCGGGCCTCCAGGTTCCGCACCCACTGGCGCAGGGTGAGGGCGTAGTGCTCCCGGATCGCCTCGATGTCGCGCACCTCGAACCCGGCCCGCTCCAGAAGCCCGGCCGTGGTGCCGACGGGCGCCAGCTCCCCGTCGGGGAAGACGTACGCGTCGATGAACTCGTCGACCTCGTACGCCTCCTCGTCGCGCTGCGGGCGGCGCGCGATCTGGTGGTTGAGCAGCCGCCCGCCGGGGGCCAGGAGGGCGTACAGGTCGTGCGCGTACTCCAGGTACCGGTCGGCGCCGACGTGTTCGGCCATGCCGATGGAGGAGATCGCGTCGTACGGGCCGTCGCGCACGTCCCGGTAGTCCTGGACGCGGATCTCGATACGGTCGGTCAGCCCCTCGTCGGCGACGCGCTTACGGGCGAACGCGGCCTGTTCCTGCGAGAGGGTGACGCCGACGACGCTCACCCCGTGCTCACGGGCCGCGTGGATGGCCATGGAGCCCCAGCCGCAGCCGACGTCGAGCAGCCGCATACCGGGCTTCAGACCGAGCTTGCGGGAGATCAGTTCCAGCTTGTCGCGCTGGGCGGATTCGAGGGTGGCCTCCGGGGACTCCCAGTAGGCGCACGAGTAGACCATCGAGGGGCCGAGGACCAGCTCGTAGAAGTCGTTGCCGACGTCGTAGTGATGGCTGATGGCCTGCTTGTCGCTGCCCTTGGTGTGCAGGTGGAGGCGGCCCTTGCGGCGCATCTCCTCGGCGGGCGACGCGGGCGGCGGGTACGGCCCCGCCAGCTTCACCAGCTCGCGCACCCCGGCCCGGACGCCCGGGTCCCTGAGCGCCTCGGTGAGGCTCCTGCGCGGGGCCTCGTCGTCGTGCTCCCAGATGAGGCCCGCCATCGCGTCCAGGGCCTCGTACAGGTCACCCTCGACGTCCAGGTCGCCGGCCACCCAGGCGCGGGCCAGGCCCAGTTCGCCCGGCTTCCACAGCAGGCGGCGCAGGGCGCGCCGGTGGCGGACGACGAGGGCGGGGGCGTCCGGCGGGCCGGCCTCGGAGCCGTCCCAGGCGCGCAGGCGCACGGGAAGTTCAGTGCCGAGCAACTGCTCGGCGAGGTTCTTCAGCCGCTGTGCGGCGTCCTGCATGGCGCACACCTCCGTGTCGTCGGAGATACCGGAGCGCCCCGAAAACGCGGTCCGGTCCAACAGCAGGTAAACACCAACCGCCCGGCTCCGCAGTCCCGTTACCGGGTTACGGAAGGGCAAAATACATGTAGCCACCATGTAATTTGTCCGGTTGCGCCGCCCGGGAACGCCGAAGGGACCGCCTGCACCACGGATGGCAGGCGGCCCCTTCGGGCTACTGACGGGGTACTGCTACGAGGCCTTGGCCTCGGCCTTCTTCTCCTCGGCCTTCGGCGCCTCGGCCGCGGCGGGCTTGGGCGCCGGCTTGGCGGCCTCGTAGAACTCCTCGCGCGGAGTCTCGAGGGCGCCGAGCGCGGTGATGTCGCGCTTCTGGAACATGTTGATCGTCCACTCGGCGATCACACGGACCTTGCGGTTGTACGTCGGCATGGCGAGCCCGTGGTAGCCACGGTGCATGTACCAGGCGAGACGGCCCTTGAGCTTGATCTTCATCTTGCCCATGACGATCATCGCGACGCCCTTGTGCAGGCCCAGACCGGCGACCGCACCCTTGTTGGCGTGCTTGTACTCGCCCTGCGGGAAGCCCCGCATGCCCGAGACCACGTTGTCCGCGAGGACCTTGGCCTGGCGCATGGCGTGCTGCGCGTTCGGCGGGCACCAGGCGTTCTCGTTGCCGTTGGCACGGCCGACGAGGTCCGGGACCTGGGCGTTGTCGCCCGCGGCCCAGATGTAGTCGGTGCCCTGCACCTGGAGGGTGGCGGCGGTGTCCACGTGGCCGCGCGGGCCGAGCGGGAGACCGAAGCGGGCGAGCGCCGGGTTCGGCTTCACACCGGCGGTCCACACGATGGTGTTGGCGTCGACCTCAAGGCCGTTGCTGAGCACCACGTGGCCGTCGACGCAGGACGGCATCGTCGTCTTCAGGTAGACCTCGATACCGCGCGACTCCAGGTGCTTGCGGCCGTACGTGCCCAGGTCCGGGCCGACCTCCGGCAGCACCTTGTCGGCGGCGTCGACGAGCACGAAGCGCATGTCCTCGCGCTTCACGTTCTTGTAGAACTTGGCCGCGTCGCGCGCCAGGTCCTCCACCTCACCGATGGTCTCGGCGCCCGCGAAGCCACCGCCGACGAAGACGAAGGTGAGCGCCTTGCGGCGGATCTCCTCGTCCGTGGTCGACTCGGCCTTGTCGAGCTGCTCGAGGACGTGGTTGCGCAGGCCGATGGCCTCCTCGACACCCTTCATACCGATGCCGACCTCGGCGAGGCCCGGCGTCGGGAAGGTGCGGGAGACCGCGCCGAGCGCGATCACCAGGTAGTCGAAGGGCACCTCGTACGCCTCGCCGACGAGCGGGGCGACCGTGGCGACCTTGCGGTCCTGGTCGATGGTGGTGACGCGGCCGGTGAGAATCTCGGCTCCCGGCACAGCGCGTCGCAGCGGGACGACGACGTTGCGCGGCGAGATGCTGCCGGCGGCGGTCTCGGGGAGGAAGGGCTGGTACGTCATGTACGAGCGCGGGTCGACGACCGTGACGGTCGCTTCCGCGTAACGCATCTTCTTGAGGATGCGACGCGCTGCGTACAGGCCTACGTACCCACCCCCGACAATGAGGATCCTGGGACGCTCCGTGGTGCTCATGCCATCGAGTATCCACCCGAGTGGAGGGGGGTGCTCGTGCGCCCCTTCACAAGGTTCCCCTACCCCTCTGCTACACTTCGCCGCCCACGTGACCCATGTCATGGTCGGCCAGGGGAACCGCACGGCCCCGCCAGTCGTTGCACACCCCTCTTGAGCAGCGACAGTGGGCATTCGGCGGCACTGGACCACTCCCGGATTTCATCCGCGCGTAACACCCGTGGAACCCCGCCGACGACCTCCGGCGGCACCCTTCGTGAGCCCCGGACGGACCCAAGGGCCCGTAACAGCGTCCAACAGGGCCGAATTCCTTGTGAAGAACTTCACGAACTTTCCCGACGGAGTGTCGCCGGGGGGTGTCGCGGGCCCCTCCGGAGGCGCTCAGGCGCCGTGCGGCGCGCTCAGAAGTGGGGCTTTCGCGGCCCTGCGCTCCTGCCACCACCGCCACCAGGCGAGGGCGAATCCGAGGCCCGCGAGCAGCGCGGGGACGGCCAGTTCGACGGCGAGGGACGCCATCCAGTCGGGGTTCAGCTGCTTCGTGATGCCGCTGGTGTAGCGGCAGGTCGCCTGGGGCGGCAGAAAGCCGGGATCCAGGGTCTGCGGCGCCTGGGAACCCCAGTCCGCCCCCATCGAGCAGGCCGACGAGGGGCCGGCGAGCAGCCGCCACCCCACCAGCGCGTAGAACCCGGCGAAGACCGTGCCGGTCACGAAGAACGCCGTACCGGTGCGGCGCAGCTTGGCCGCCCTGGACATCGGCACGATGTGGTCGCGGCCGGGGGCCGGTTCGAAGCACTCGGCGACCAGCGCCACCAGCAGGCAGCCCACGAACCCGGCCATGGCCAGCCACAACAGCGCGGCGAGCGGCCACCGGCCGCCGACGGACGTGACGTCCCCGCCGGCGAACTCGCAGACCGTCGCGGGCGGGAACGCCTGCTGCCGTACGTGGCCGAGGGCGCCGACGCCCTTGGTGATCCCCTGCATGCACCGCTCGTCGAACTCCATCATCCCGAAGAGCGCGAGCCCCGAGCAGACCACCAGGGCACTGAGACAGATCCCTGCCACGGCCCACAGCGGATCGGTCCGATAGGCGCCGTACCGCACCGTCGTCTCCCCCATGCGCGGCACCTTAACAAGGGCGCCGCGCCGACGGTCCCGGGGTCAGGCCGGAGCGTGACGAGCCGGGCGGGCCCTAGCGCACCTTGGATTCATCGCGGAAGGTGCGCCATTCGTCGCGCACCTTGGCCACAGCCCTGAGCGCCCTCACGGCCTTGCCCGACAGGGCGGATGCCTGATCGAGCGCCTGGCCCACGAGCACCGAGACCCCGCCGATCGCGGCGACGCCCGCAGCGATCCATCCAACCGTCTCCATCAGTACCGGCCTCTCGGTCGAGTGGCCGGTACCGGTGGGCACGCGGGCTTCCCGGCACGGCCACCAGTTTCGGTGGTCACCCCGAGAGCCCGGCTGTGCCCGAGTCCTCACGTCCTCGCACTAGGCGCCCCCAAGGGCACAGCCTGTTCCCGTACGAAAACGAAACCGTGTCCGGCAGCCCGCCGGACAGGTACTGAGCCAGATATACCCAGCCTGCCCGGCACTCACTCGGGCCGTTGCCTCTGCGTGCGCCGGCTGATCCCGGTCCCGGGCCGGCCCGAACCGAAACCCGGGGTCAGTACCGCGAACCCCTACGGACCGAGCTCCAGCGGCCCTGATCCCTCCACGGCCGTCCCAGGCGTGGAGGCATCCTGGTCGGGCGCCGCCTCCAGTTCCCCCACCTGCGGCGGCGCGGGAAGGTCGAACGCCTTGCGGATCGCGGCCCCGATCCCGTCCGCGAGCGCCGAGCCGACCGCCTGCGCGATCGGATCGATGAAGCGGACGAGGACGACGGCACCGCCGAAAGCGAGCAGCAGAGTCGGCACGCCACCGCCGTCACCCACCGCGGCGAAGGCCCCCGCCGCGTAGGCCATGGCGTCCTTCAGCGGCAGCCAGGCGGACGGGGGCGAACCGAAGAGCGGCACCACCGCCTGCTCTCCCATGAGCAGTTCCGTGAAGTCCGCCGACTGGGGCTGAGCCGCCGGCCCCCGGCGGCCCTCCGCAGCGGGCTCAAGTCCCCGCAACCCCGTGCGGGCGACACACGCCGCGGCGAAGCTGGACGCCAGGAACTGCGCCGCGCTGGGCCGGCCGGCGGCGAACCCGCGCAGATTGGATGCCGTCGGTGGCGGGAGCTGCCCGCCGTGCGCGGTGATCCGGTCGGAGAGGATCTCCGCCCCCGACGAGCGGATCGAGAGTCGGTCCCCCTCGCTCAGCGCATCGTCGATCGCGGAGATCAACAGCGCCCGCCGGTCGAGCGGCCCCCCACTGACAGTGATCTTGTAGCTGACGACCCGCCCGTACCCCAACGTGTCCCCCCTCGTCCGGCACTTCATAAAACGTAGCCGGACGCCACAGGACCCGATACGGGAAGCACCCATTCCCTCAGGCCACTCATGCTCGCCGGGAGGCCTGGTGCCGCCGATCCACCAAGCCGAGCACGAGCCCGACAGCAGCGGCTTCGTCAGGCGACAGCGCCCTCGATCGCCTCGAAGATGTCGGCGTCGGTCTGCTGCTGCCACTCGGGAAGGTCCGGCCAGTCCGCCACATACCCTGGCTTCGGGTCCTCGAAGTGCTTGAACATCTGCGCCGTCCAAGAGATCGCGACGAACCGGCTCTTCTGCTCACGGCTCAGCCGCGAGGCGTGACCACCGCTCAGGTCGAGGAACTGGCGCACCTGTTCGTACACGGCGCCCGCGGCCTGCCGTTCCCATTCGGGAGTTTCCTCCCAGGGAGTCACGTAATCCGGCTTCGGCTCACCCGGGAAGTGCTTGTGCACACCCGCGATCCACGACTCGCGGAACAGTCGGGCACCCTCGGCATCCGTCACGGCAGCCCCTCTCGTCACGTCGCGCTCAATGCGGCGATCTCGGCGCCCAACTTAACGAGTTGCCCGAGCTGTACGTGCCGGGCACCCGCTGTTCGCCGACATGCGGACACAGTCGGGCCCCGGTACCCGTCGCGGATACCGGGGCTACTGCGCTTCAGGACATCGCCGCGGGTCAGCCGAGCTTTTCACCCGGGTGGGTCTCCGCTGCCAGTGCGAAGGCGATCCCGTCCAGGATGTCGTGTTCGCTGACCACGACCTCGTCCGCGTCGATCCACTCCATGATCAGGCGCAGCACCAGCGCGCCGGAGGCGATCACGTCGACGCGGCCGGGGTGGATGACCGGCTTCAGGGCGCGCTGGTCGTGGGTCGAGGTCAGGAGCCAGTCGGTCAGCTCGGCGACCTTCGCGTACGGGATCCGGGAGTGGTGGATCGCCGTCGAGTCGTAGGCGGTCAGGCCGAGGGAGAGAGCCGCCACCGTCGTCACCGAGCCGGCCAGGCCCACCAGGGTGCGGGCCGAGCGGATCGGGACGGTCCGCGTGACCCGGTCGAGGGCCTCGGTGATGTCGGCGCGGATCGCCGCGATCTGCTCGGCGGTGGGCGGATCGGTGATCTTCCCGTCCTCGCCCACCAGATGCCGCTCGGTCATCCGGACGCAGCCGATGTCGACGGAGAGGGCCGACTCCACGGTGTCGTCGCCGACCACGAACTCGGTCGACCCGCCGCCGATGTCCACGACCAGATAGGGGGTGTCGAGGTCGGCGCGGCCGGTCAGCTCCTTCGTCGCACCCGTGAAGGAGAACTGGGCCTCCTGGTCGCCCGTGATCACCTCGGGCTCGACGCCCACGATGTCGAGGACGCCCTGGACGAACTCGTCGCGGTTCTCGGCGTCGCGGGACGCCGACGTCGCGACGAAGCGGACCTTCTCGGCCCCGAGTTCCTTGATCACCGCGGCGTACTCGCGGCAGGCGGCGAAGGTGCGCTCCAGCGCCTCCGGGGCCAGCCGGCCCGTCCGGTCGACGCCCTGGCCGAGCCGGACGATCGTCATCCGGCGGTCCAGGTCGACCAGCTCGCCCGTTTCCGGGTTCGCGTCCGCGACGAGGAGCCGGATCGAGTTCGTACCGCAGTCGATGGCCGCTACCCGGGTCATTCGCTCTCCTCCACGGCGCAGGCGCTCACGCACGGCCCCTTCTTCCACCACTCGGGCAGCATGGCGATCGCCTCGTCGCCGAGCGGGTTCACGCCCGGGCCCGCCGCCAGGGAGTGGCCGACCAGCACGTGCAGGCACTTCACGCGGTCCGGCATGCCGCCCGCGCTGGGGAAGCCCTCCAGGACCTCGATGGCGTCCCGGCGCGCGAGGTAGTCCTCGTGGGCCGCGCGGTACTTCGCCGCCAGGTCCTCGTCCGTCTTGAGGCGCTCCGTCATCTCCTTCATGACGCCGTTGGCCTCCAGCGTGCCGATGGCGGAGGCCGCGCGGGGGCACGTCAGGTAGTACGTCGTCGGGAACGGGGTGCCGTCCTCCAGACGCGGGGCCGTCTCGACGACGTCCGGGTTGCCGCAGGGGCAGCGGTGCGCGATGGCGCGCAGGCCGCGCGGCGGGCGGCCGAGCTGCTCCTTGAACGCGTGGATGTCGGCGTCCGTGGGCTCGGTGCGCTCGGTCTGGGGCGGGGGCGATTGCATGGCGTGTCCGGTGTGTCTTTCGTGTCAGTTGGCTGCCTGGTCGGCCTTGTCGACGCCGTCCCAGACGTTCGAGTACCAGGCGCGCTCGGCCGGGCTCTGGTCCGGGCGCCCGGAGGTGGTGGCCCGCGCGTCGGGCACCACGTAGCCGGTCTCGCCCGGCATCACCATGTGCAGGCGCTCCCGGATCCGCTGCTCGGCGTACGCGTCGTCCTGCCAGCGGGCCTTCTCGTCGCGGAGCCGGTCGACCCGCTCCTTGGCCTCCTGCTGCTGGCGCTGGAGGTCAGCGATCTCGCCGCGCTGGGAGACGTACTGCCTTATGGGATAGGCGAGCGCGACCACGAGGGTGCAGACGACCAGGGCGAGCAGCGCCGCGCGGCCCGTCAGCCGG is a genomic window containing:
- a CDS encoding FtsX-like permease family protein, which encodes MFRTALRNVFAHKARLLMTVLAVMLGVAFVSGTLVFTNTISSALEKSSAKGFDHVDVALTPGSTKAEGDKVSKEVKLTDATLKKAGSVPGAASATGVVSGYAAVADQDGKLVGNGFSTKGGNYSGSAGKPDDRYPLAQGSAPHGKNQVALDSETAKRAGYKVGDQVRMSVDGPVLTPTLTGVFTTDDGNVAAGGSLALFDTATAQQLFHKPGAYDEIDVKAAAGTSQDQLKSQLDKALGSAAVDSETGQQLADDQAKSIATSMSSMKTMLLVFAGIALFVGIFIIANTFTMLVAQRTKELALLRAVGASRRQVTRSVLMEAFFVGAVAAVTGLAVGIGIGAGMRALMNGTGAVIPDGPLVISGGTVVSALVVGVLITMLAAWLPGRRAAKIPPVAAMNAVHAAPTTKSMVLRNTLGALVSAAGVAAVLAATTMSGDSGQAPMGLGAALLVIGVFILTPLLSRPLIAAAAPLMRAFGISGKLARLNSVRNPRRTAATASALMIGLTLITGLTVIAGSVQGAINKMAADSIKADYVVSMANGNPLSADVLKTLDKTDGVTATTGLTNSPSRVDGETEYLTGVNGRTIDQLAALTMDSGKFRVGGSDVVVDDKTAKDRGWKTGSAFTTTYEDGRKQELTVAGVYEGNEMMQGVLLDSATLNPHLADSAAATDMQVMVKMSGGATEANQDKLTKALGENPAIQVQDKQDISNQIAQIFTLMLNMLYGLLAMAVIVAVLGVINTLAMSVFERQQEIGMLRAIGIDRKGIKRMVRLESLVISLFGGVLGIGLGVFFGWAAGRLIGNAMSTYELILPWGRMGLFLALAAVVGILAALWPARRAARLNMLAAIKSE
- a CDS encoding cyclopropane-fatty-acyl-phospholipid synthase family protein; amino-acid sequence: MQDAAQRLKNLAEQLLGTELPVRLRAWDGSEAGPPDAPALVVRHRRALRRLLWKPGELGLARAWVAGDLDVEGDLYEALDAMAGLIWEHDDEAPRRSLTEALRDPGVRAGVRELVKLAGPYPPPASPAEEMRRKGRLHLHTKGSDKQAISHHYDVGNDFYELVLGPSMVYSCAYWESPEATLESAQRDKLELISRKLGLKPGMRLLDVGCGWGSMAIHAAREHGVSVVGVTLSQEQAAFARKRVADEGLTDRIEIRVQDYRDVRDGPYDAISSIGMAEHVGADRYLEYAHDLYALLAPGGRLLNHQIARRPQRDEEAYEVDEFIDAYVFPDGELAPVGTTAGLLERAGFEVRDIEAIREHYALTLRQWVRNLEARWAEALKLVSPGRARIWRLYMAASALSFERNRIGVNQILAVKTPPSGASGMPLRARTWN
- a CDS encoding NAD(P)/FAD-dependent oxidoreductase → MSTTERPRILIVGGGYVGLYAARRILKKMRYAEATVTVVDPRSYMTYQPFLPETAAGSISPRNVVVPLRRAVPGAEILTGRVTTIDQDRKVATVAPLVGEAYEVPFDYLVIALGAVSRTFPTPGLAEVGIGMKGVEEAIGLRNHVLEQLDKAESTTDEEIRRKALTFVFVGGGFAGAETIGEVEDLARDAAKFYKNVKREDMRFVLVDAADKVLPEVGPDLGTYGRKHLESRGIEVYLKTTMPSCVDGHVVLSNGLEVDANTIVWTAGVKPNPALARFGLPLGPRGHVDTAATLQVQGTDYIWAAGDNAQVPDLVGRANGNENAWCPPNAQHAMRQAKVLADNVVSGMRGFPQGEYKHANKGAVAGLGLHKGVAMIVMGKMKIKLKGRLAWYMHRGYHGLAMPTYNRKVRVIAEWTINMFQKRDITALGALETPREEFYEAAKPAPKPAAAEAPKAEEKKAEAKAS
- a CDS encoding Ppx/GppA phosphatase family protein, with the translated sequence MTRVAAIDCGTNSIRLLVADANPETGELVDLDRRMTIVRLGQGVDRTGRLAPEALERTFAACREYAAVIKELGAEKVRFVATSASRDAENRDEFVQGVLDIVGVEPEVITGDQEAQFSFTGATKELTGRADLDTPYLVVDIGGGSTEFVVGDDTVESALSVDIGCVRMTERHLVGEDGKITDPPTAEQIAAIRADITEALDRVTRTVPIRSARTLVGLAGSVTTVAALSLGLTAYDSTAIHHSRIPYAKVAELTDWLLTSTHDQRALKPVIHPGRVDVIASGALVLRLIMEWIDADEVVVSEHDILDGIAFALAAETHPGEKLG
- a CDS encoding DUF501 domain-containing protein, which encodes MQSPPPQTERTEPTDADIHAFKEQLGRPPRGLRAIAHRCPCGNPDVVETAPRLEDGTPFPTTYYLTCPRAASAIGTLEANGVMKEMTERLKTDEDLAAKYRAAHEDYLARRDAIEVLEGFPSAGGMPDRVKCLHVLVGHSLAAGPGVNPLGDEAIAMLPEWWKKGPCVSACAVEESE
- a CDS encoding septum formation initiator family protein, whose translation is MPGKLRDRGRDDSARFSTATRLRLLGEQTAERVYRSQTKRQARRSRLTGRAALLALVVCTLVVALAYPIRQYVSQRGEIADLQRQQQEAKERVDRLRDEKARWQDDAYAEQRIRERLHMVMPGETGYVVPDARATTSGRPDQSPAERAWYSNVWDGVDKADQAAN